In one window of Tellurirhabdus rosea DNA:
- a CDS encoding DUF4249 domain-containing protein: MKKYIYPLLVLLLGACDSLRQEVDPSYLTKEPEKLVVMSFISPQDTMLRAVVSLSRPVLGEESNGFRFVANATLTISDGSREATFQQNSSQNAAQLFYFVRTKDFPIQAGRTYTLTVRAPDGRQVTARTTVPAPVTPQDLLLDSTQTFRDGRRSKEYFVRLRWNDPTGSANYYRVAGLFRYRPASPAQAARAENLINFSRNEETRDLVDDRQNDGQLLISSRGFFLMGTTGTSTTFRQILDTFREASFSVDLLHTDENYYRYHEAVTRQNQTGGNPFAEPVLIPSSINGGLGCFGSYNRTNLPLRLK; the protein is encoded by the coding sequence ATGAAAAAGTATATTTATCCTCTTTTGGTGCTTCTGCTGGGAGCCTGCGACAGCCTCCGGCAGGAAGTGGACCCCAGTTATCTGACCAAAGAGCCAGAAAAACTGGTCGTGATGAGCTTTATTTCGCCGCAGGATACGATGCTGAGGGCGGTCGTTTCCCTTTCCCGGCCCGTATTGGGAGAAGAATCAAACGGCTTTCGGTTTGTCGCCAACGCGACCCTGACGATTTCCGACGGCAGCCGGGAAGCGACGTTCCAGCAGAATTCCAGCCAGAATGCGGCCCAGCTGTTTTATTTTGTTCGGACCAAAGACTTCCCGATTCAGGCGGGGCGGACCTACACCCTCACGGTCCGGGCACCCGACGGCCGCCAGGTGACGGCCCGCACGACGGTTCCGGCTCCGGTAACTCCGCAGGACCTGCTGCTGGACTCGACGCAGACTTTCCGGGATGGGCGGCGAAGCAAAGAGTATTTTGTGCGGCTGCGGTGGAATGACCCGACCGGAAGCGCCAATTATTACCGGGTCGCCGGTCTGTTTCGTTACCGGCCCGCCAGTCCGGCGCAGGCCGCACGCGCGGAGAACCTGATTAACTTCTCCCGGAACGAGGAAACCCGCGATCTCGTGGACGACCGGCAGAACGACGGCCAGCTGCTGATTTCCAGCCGGGGCTTTTTCCTGATGGGAACAACCGGCACGTCAACTACTTTCCGGCAGATTCTGGATACGTTTCGGGAGGCTTCCTTTTCGGTTGACCTGCTCCACACGGACGAGAACTATTACCGGTATCACGAAGCGGTGACGCGGCAGAACCAGACGGGCGGCAATCCTTTTGCCGAGCCGGTCCTGATTCCGAGCAGTATCAACGGAGGGCTGGGCTGTTTTGGCTCCTACAACCGGACCAATCTGCCGTTGAGGCTGAAATAA
- a CDS encoding chorismate mutase — protein MKPSLDVLPLNSWIETNGKPLIIAGPCSAETEEQLVETARQLAQLNAVHVIRAGVWKPRTRPGSFEGMGEKALPWIQRAKEETGLPFAVEVATPEHIELALKYGVDILWVGARTTVNPFNVQEIADALRGVDVPVLVKNPVNPDLALWVGAFERIAGSGISKLGAIHRGFSTGEASKYRNIPMWQMAIELKDMFPNLPIIGDPSHMAGKRAYLQELAQMSMDLNYDGLIVESHIDPDNAWSDAAQQLTPAAFGEMLDHLQIRHVDSANLEFKGALEQIRQKIDNVDRQLIEMLGARMALVEKLAEYKRDNNVTVFQPERWKEVHESRAKLGKKMGLYPELVEEIYKIIHMESIRKQTEVMNSNTQSA, from the coding sequence ATGAAGCCGAGTTTGGATGTCCTGCCGCTGAATAGCTGGATTGAGACCAATGGCAAGCCTCTGATTATCGCAGGACCGTGCAGCGCCGAGACGGAGGAGCAATTAGTGGAAACGGCCCGCCAACTGGCACAGCTGAATGCCGTGCACGTCATCCGGGCGGGTGTCTGGAAACCGCGCACCCGGCCGGGCAGCTTTGAAGGAATGGGAGAGAAGGCTCTGCCCTGGATTCAGCGGGCCAAGGAAGAAACCGGTCTGCCGTTTGCCGTAGAAGTCGCTACCCCCGAGCATATTGAACTGGCCCTGAAATACGGAGTGGATATCCTGTGGGTTGGTGCCCGCACGACCGTAAACCCGTTTAACGTTCAGGAAATCGCCGATGCCCTCCGGGGTGTAGATGTGCCCGTGCTGGTGAAAAACCCCGTGAATCCGGACCTGGCCCTCTGGGTCGGTGCCTTTGAGCGGATTGCCGGATCCGGTATTTCCAAGCTGGGAGCTATTCACCGGGGCTTCTCAACGGGTGAAGCGAGCAAGTACCGCAACATCCCGATGTGGCAGATGGCCATCGAACTGAAAGATATGTTCCCGAACCTGCCGATCATCGGCGACCCGAGCCACATGGCCGGGAAACGGGCATACCTGCAGGAACTGGCCCAGATGTCGATGGACCTCAACTACGACGGCCTCATTGTCGAATCGCATATCGATCCGGACAACGCCTGGAGCGACGCGGCCCAGCAGTTGACGCCCGCCGCGTTCGGCGAAATGCTCGACCACCTCCAGATTCGCCACGTTGATTCGGCCAACCTGGAATTCAAAGGCGCCCTGGAGCAGATCCGTCAGAAAATCGACAACGTAGACCGTCAGCTGATCGAAATGCTCGGTGCCCGGATGGCGCTGGTCGAAAAACTGGCCGAGTACAAGCGCGACAACAACGTGACTGTTTTCCAGCCCGAGCGTTGGAAAGAGGTTCACGAAAGCCGCGCCAAACTGGGCAAGAAAATGGGCCTGTACCCCGAACTCGTGGAGGAGATCTACAAAATCATCCACATGGAATCGATCCGGAAGCAGACCGAAGTCATGAACAGCAACACGCAGAGCGCGTAG
- a CDS encoding proline dehydrogenase family protein, giving the protein MITSDPRTAAKSASVSFEDTSIAFASQSDRKLRKTYWLFALMNQGWLVNIGTFFIKLALRLHLPIKKIIKGTIFEQFCGGETIEDCEKTIKSLDKAHIGTILDYSVEGEDDEKSFDLTVTEILRTIDRAKGATEIPFSVFKVTGIGSADLLERVQSSNSLTDEDKAAYERVRQRMDKLCRHAHDRNVRIFVDAEESWFQDTIDSLTYEMMARYNRQRCIVYNTYQLYRWESLIHLKTETENARKNGYLLGAKLVRGAYIEKERIRSHEEEYQDPIHPTKEDTDRDFNLAIDFCLENRDVVSICLGTHNEYSCQYCTEQMKKLSIAPNDPHIWFAQLLGMSDNISFNLASAGYNVAKYVPYGPVEAVMPYLFRRADENKSIAGQTSREFLLVRSELKRRRGC; this is encoded by the coding sequence ATGATTACGTCCGACCCACGGACTGCTGCCAAGTCAGCTTCCGTCTCTTTTGAGGACACGTCCATTGCCTTCGCTTCCCAGTCAGACCGGAAACTTCGTAAAACGTATTGGCTGTTTGCGTTGATGAATCAAGGATGGCTGGTAAATATAGGGACTTTTTTTATAAAATTGGCCCTTCGCCTCCATCTGCCAATCAAAAAAATCATAAAAGGCACAATTTTCGAACAATTCTGCGGCGGCGAGACCATTGAGGATTGCGAAAAAACAATCAAGTCTCTCGACAAAGCGCATATCGGAACCATCCTCGATTACTCGGTGGAAGGCGAAGATGACGAGAAGAGTTTTGACCTGACCGTTACCGAAATTCTCCGGACCATCGACCGGGCCAAAGGAGCTACCGAAATTCCGTTCTCCGTTTTCAAAGTAACGGGAATCGGCTCGGCGGACCTGCTGGAGCGGGTCCAGAGCAGCAACAGCCTGACGGACGAAGACAAGGCCGCTTACGAACGCGTACGCCAGCGGATGGATAAGCTCTGCCGCCACGCCCACGACCGGAATGTCCGCATTTTTGTGGACGCCGAGGAAAGCTGGTTCCAGGACACCATCGACTCCCTGACTTACGAAATGATGGCCCGCTACAATCGGCAGCGGTGTATCGTCTACAACACCTACCAGCTTTACCGCTGGGAAAGCCTGATTCACCTGAAGACCGAAACGGAGAACGCCCGCAAAAACGGTTATCTGCTCGGGGCCAAGCTCGTCCGGGGCGCCTACATCGAAAAGGAACGCATCCGTTCGCACGAGGAAGAATACCAGGACCCCATTCACCCGACCAAGGAAGATACGGACCGCGATTTCAACCTGGCCATCGATTTCTGTCTGGAAAACCGGGACGTCGTTTCGATTTGTCTGGGAACGCACAACGAATACAGCTGTCAGTACTGCACCGAACAGATGAAAAAGCTGAGTATTGCTCCCAACGATCCGCACATCTGGTTTGCGCAGCTGCTGGGCATGAGTGATAACATTTCGTTCAATCTGGCCAGCGCCGGTTACAATGTGGCCAAATACGTCCCCTACGGCCCGGTAGAGGCGGTTATGCCGTATCTGTTCCGCCGGGCTGACGAAAACAAGTCGATCGCCGGGCAGACGAGCCGCGAGTTTCTGCTGGTTCGCAGTGAGCTGAAACGCCGCCGGGGATGTTAG
- a CDS encoding lipoprotein signal peptidase encodes MVKKSPLKFFVLCLALILLDQAVKLWMHFYVQPNIIGLIGNWLKLQYVLNPGMAFGMQLGHEYGKLMLSMFRLLAMGGITWYLVHLARRGAPDGLLWAMSMILAGAVGNVIDSTFYGVLLNNAPYDAPTPWFHGQVIDMIYFDLWEGILPDWLPVFGGSYFSMPIFNIADSCIFVGVCIILFFQSRFFHEEHEDEGLLQDEPNANEAAVLPAAEMDAEFPADQPNENTSSTPEADPNTGLENNPRF; translated from the coding sequence ATGGTTAAGAAAAGTCCGCTGAAATTTTTCGTACTCTGTCTGGCGCTTATCCTGCTGGACCAGGCCGTTAAGCTCTGGATGCATTTTTATGTCCAGCCTAACATCATCGGCCTGATTGGCAACTGGCTGAAACTGCAGTATGTATTGAATCCCGGGATGGCCTTCGGCATGCAGCTGGGCCACGAATACGGAAAGCTGATGCTGAGCATGTTCCGGCTGCTGGCAATGGGCGGTATCACCTGGTACCTCGTCCATCTGGCCCGGCGCGGCGCGCCGGACGGACTGCTCTGGGCCATGTCCATGATTCTGGCGGGCGCAGTCGGTAACGTCATCGACAGTACGTTCTACGGCGTGCTGCTCAACAATGCTCCTTACGACGCCCCAACGCCCTGGTTCCACGGACAGGTGATCGACATGATCTATTTCGATCTGTGGGAAGGCATACTGCCCGACTGGCTGCCGGTCTTCGGAGGCAGTTATTTTTCGATGCCGATTTTCAACATTGCCGACTCCTGCATTTTTGTCGGCGTTTGCATTATTCTCTTTTTCCAGAGCCGCTTTTTCCACGAAGAACACGAGGACGAAGGGTTGCTGCAGGATGAGCCGAACGCCAACGAAGCGGCTGTGCTGCCCGCCGCGGAGATGGACGCCGAATTCCCGGCCGACCAGCCGAACGAAAACACCAGCAGCACTCCGGAAGCGGACCCCAACACCGGTCTGGAAAATAACCCGCGTTTTTAA
- a CDS encoding OmpH family outer membrane protein, with protein MKNKLILAALAAGLMVGAGNAQAQAQQPVSAATPAATAIKIGYTNIDYILGNMPESKDIQNQLGIQRTQLENAYNAKVKEFQDKLATYEKGAATMTDVIRADREKELQNLQQQIQEFQRNSEESLQKKYTQLVNPVLQKIQTNIDAVAKENGYTHVFNLDAGTGTTPILLYATKESDITELVFKKMGVTPPSAQPAAAAPAQQGGAANRPAAPAPKTGATTPKKN; from the coding sequence ATGAAGAATAAACTCATTCTGGCTGCCCTGGCAGCAGGGTTGATGGTAGGAGCAGGCAACGCGCAGGCACAGGCTCAACAGCCGGTTTCTGCCGCTACACCCGCCGCGACTGCAATTAAGATTGGCTACACCAATATTGATTATATCCTGGGTAACATGCCGGAAAGCAAGGACATTCAGAACCAGCTCGGCATCCAGCGCACCCAACTGGAGAACGCATACAATGCTAAAGTGAAGGAATTCCAGGACAAACTGGCTACGTACGAGAAAGGTGCTGCTACCATGACCGACGTAATCCGGGCGGACCGCGAAAAAGAGTTGCAAAACCTGCAGCAGCAGATTCAGGAGTTCCAGCGTAATTCGGAAGAGTCGCTGCAGAAGAAGTACACCCAGCTGGTGAACCCAGTGCTGCAGAAAATCCAGACGAACATTGATGCCGTTGCCAAAGAGAACGGGTACACGCACGTCTTCAATCTGGACGCGGGTACGGGCACCACGCCGATCCTGCTGTACGCAACCAAGGAGTCGGATATTACCGAACTGGTGTTCAAGAAAATGGGTGTGACGCCGCCGTCGGCTCAGCCCGCTGCCGCGGCTCCGGCCCAGCAGGGTGGAGCGGCCAACCGGCCCGCCGCCCCCGCTCCCAAGACCGGGGCAACGACGCCGAAGAAGAACTAA
- a CDS encoding OmpH family outer membrane protein, with translation MKKLLFLVTLCFLTVVGPAQAQKFGYVDTEFITGKMPAYQKALTEVDRFADKWSKDIQDKYTEIDRLQKAYQAEEILLTDEMKRERLRVLSDKEREAREYNNKVFGYEGLLFQKKKELMKPVMDEVNRAIEKVAILKKLNFMFDKASDFVMLYTDPRHDYTDYVMEELGLGTDQRQRSSTADAAASAPTATTDNAPKPNTKTTQKPK, from the coding sequence ATGAAGAAACTGTTGTTTTTAGTAACTTTGTGTTTCCTTACCGTAGTGGGACCGGCACAGGCCCAGAAGTTTGGGTACGTCGACACAGAGTTTATCACCGGAAAGATGCCCGCGTACCAGAAGGCGTTGACGGAAGTAGACCGGTTTGCGGATAAATGGTCGAAGGACATTCAGGATAAGTACACGGAGATCGACCGGCTGCAGAAAGCCTACCAGGCGGAAGAAATCCTGCTGACCGACGAGATGAAGCGGGAACGCCTCCGGGTCCTTTCGGACAAAGAGCGTGAAGCACGCGAATATAACAACAAGGTCTTTGGGTACGAAGGCCTGTTGTTTCAGAAGAAAAAGGAATTGATGAAGCCCGTAATGGACGAAGTCAACCGGGCTATCGAGAAAGTAGCTATCCTGAAGAAGCTGAACTTTATGTTTGATAAAGCCAGTGATTTTGTGATGCTCTATACCGACCCCCGTCACGATTATACGGATTATGTGATGGAGGAGCTTGGTCTGGGAACGGACCAGAGACAACGAAGCAGTACGGCAGACGCGGCGGCCAGTGCCCCAACGGCAACAACCGACAACGCTCCGAAACCGAACACAAAAACAACGCAAAAACCTAAATAA
- the bamA gene encoding outer membrane protein assembly factor BamA — translation MKPIGNPLKNIFLSGIRRTTATGLFLAVVLASVTLQAQVRPGIGVGVGAGSTPAPATEVFDPANPKEYEIAGLTVTGNKYLDPNSLLSLTGLKVGDKIRIPGEAVASAINKLMRSGLLETAEFLATRIDGSQVFLNVEIREQPRLYKVEFLGIRKGEQDALKDKVKLNLGRLVSSTIIKNTQLSVRKFFVEKGYLNTKVRINTVSTDSARNYATMRVLIDKGSKVKINDIDIRGREQLEEDKVRMKMKGTKESRFGRLFTPSKFIPKKFEEDKQKVLDFYNKEGYRDATITFDSVYAHDSKSVNIIMNIEEGPKYYVRSIDWEGNYLYTDEQLTQILGLKKGDIYSKEDIEKKKNGNPGGDLSSAYMDRGYLYFSADDVIKSVEGDSIDIEFRIFEGKQATINRIILNGNTKTSDHVVLREIRTLPGQKFSKTDIIRTQRELATLGYFDPEKIGINPVPQPDGTVDIEYTVEEKPSDQIELSGGWGGFVGFVGTLGLVFNNFSAKNIGNLSAWKPLPAGDGQKLALRFQANGRQFQTYSLTFTEPWLGGRRPNAFSVALSHTVFQQFNQFDIYSRGSSLRNATAFGSYSNTMMSLSLGRRLRFPDDYFTLSHALTFQRYGLNNLNLFYISDPETGQEFNNGISNSFLFNTTLSRNSIDNPQFPRGGSSFSLSGSLTPPYSLFRNGPQPTDLNKRFRWVEYHKWMFDASWFATVTGKLVLNARAHMGFLGRYGPSTDFSPFERFVLGGSGLAGTGMFALAQDIIGLRGYDDRSVYTGRPGILPSANERQRGGIAYNKYVMELRYPVSLNPSATIFVLGFLEAGNNWGSFKNFNPFDLKRSAGFGARIFMPAFGLIGIDYGYGFDPNPGAQRNQPGGQFHFTIGQQIR, via the coding sequence ATGAAACCGATAGGTAATCCTTTGAAAAACATCTTTTTATCAGGTATTCGCCGAACCACCGCAACGGGTCTTTTCCTTGCGGTTGTTCTGGCTTCGGTTACCCTGCAGGCGCAGGTTCGGCCGGGCATCGGCGTAGGAGTCGGCGCGGGAAGCACACCGGCTCCGGCTACTGAGGTTTTCGACCCGGCAAACCCGAAAGAATACGAAATCGCCGGCCTGACGGTCACAGGCAACAAATACCTGGACCCCAACTCGCTGCTTTCGCTGACCGGCCTGAAGGTGGGCGACAAAATCCGGATTCCGGGCGAGGCCGTGGCGAGTGCCATCAACAAACTCATGCGGTCGGGCCTGCTCGAAACCGCCGAATTCCTCGCCACCCGCATCGACGGCAGCCAGGTCTTCCTGAACGTGGAAATCCGCGAACAGCCGCGCCTCTACAAAGTTGAATTTCTGGGTATCCGGAAAGGCGAACAGGACGCCCTGAAAGACAAGGTCAAACTGAACCTCGGCCGTCTGGTATCCAGCACGATCATCAAGAACACCCAGCTTAGTGTCCGGAAGTTCTTTGTCGAAAAAGGCTACCTGAACACGAAGGTCCGCATCAATACCGTCTCCACTGACAGCGCCCGCAACTACGCGACGATGCGGGTGCTCATCGACAAAGGCTCGAAAGTAAAGATTAACGACATCGACATCCGGGGCCGTGAGCAACTGGAAGAGGACAAAGTCCGGATGAAGATGAAAGGCACCAAGGAGTCCCGCTTCGGCCGCCTGTTTACGCCTTCCAAGTTTATCCCGAAAAAGTTCGAGGAAGACAAACAGAAGGTGCTTGACTTCTACAACAAGGAAGGCTACCGCGACGCCACCATCACCTTCGACTCGGTGTATGCACACGACAGCAAGAGCGTGAACATCATCATGAACATCGAGGAAGGACCGAAATACTACGTGCGTTCCATCGACTGGGAGGGCAACTACCTTTACACCGACGAGCAGCTGACGCAGATTCTGGGTCTTAAGAAAGGCGATATCTACAGCAAGGAAGATATCGAAAAGAAAAAGAACGGCAACCCGGGTGGTGACCTGAGTTCGGCGTACATGGACCGCGGTTACCTGTACTTCAGCGCTGATGATGTCATCAAGAGCGTCGAAGGCGATTCCATCGACATCGAGTTCCGGATTTTCGAAGGAAAGCAGGCGACCATCAACCGCATCATCCTGAACGGCAACACGAAGACGAGTGACCACGTCGTGCTCCGGGAAATCCGGACGCTGCCGGGGCAGAAGTTCAGCAAAACGGACATCATCCGGACGCAGCGCGAACTGGCCACGCTCGGCTACTTTGACCCCGAAAAAATCGGCATCAACCCGGTTCCGCAGCCGGACGGAACGGTGGACATCGAGTACACGGTGGAAGAAAAACCGTCGGACCAGATTGAGCTTTCCGGTGGCTGGGGTGGTTTCGTCGGCTTCGTCGGGACGCTGGGTCTGGTGTTCAACAACTTCTCGGCCAAGAACATTGGCAACCTGAGCGCGTGGAAACCGCTGCCGGCGGGCGACGGGCAGAAACTGGCCCTGCGCTTCCAGGCAAACGGTCGGCAGTTCCAGACGTATTCGCTGACGTTTACGGAGCCCTGGCTGGGCGGCCGTCGGCCGAACGCCTTCTCGGTTGCGCTGAGCCATACCGTATTCCAGCAGTTCAACCAGTTCGACATTTACTCGCGGGGAAGTTCGCTCCGGAACGCAACGGCTTTCGGGTCGTACTCCAACACGATGATGTCGCTGTCACTGGGTCGCCGCCTGCGGTTCCCCGACGACTACTTCACGCTGAGCCACGCGCTGACGTTCCAGCGCTACGGGCTGAACAACCTGAACCTGTTCTACATCTCCGATCCAGAAACGGGCCAGGAGTTCAACAACGGGATTTCAAACAGCTTCCTGTTCAACACGACCCTGTCGCGGAACAGCATCGACAATCCACAGTTCCCGCGGGGTGGTTCGTCGTTCTCGCTGAGCGGGTCGCTGACGCCGCCGTACTCCCTGTTCCGGAATGGTCCGCAGCCGACCGACCTCAACAAGCGTTTCCGCTGGGTAGAATACCACAAGTGGATGTTTGATGCGAGCTGGTTTGCAACCGTAACGGGTAAACTGGTGCTGAACGCCCGCGCCCACATGGGCTTCCTCGGCCGCTACGGCCCGAGTACGGATTTCAGCCCGTTCGAGCGTTTTGTGCTGGGTGGTTCCGGTCTGGCCGGTACGGGGATGTTTGCCCTGGCGCAGGACATCATCGGTCTCCGCGGCTACGACGACCGCAGCGTATACACGGGCCGTCCGGGCATTCTGCCCTCGGCTAACGAGCGCCAGCGGGGCGGTATCGCCTATAACAAATACGTGATGGAACTGCGATACCCGGTATCGCTGAACCCGTCGGCGACGATCTTTGTCCTGGGCTTCCTCGAAGCCGGAAACAACTGGGGCAGCTTCAAGAATTTCAACCCGTTTGATCTGAAGCGGTCGGCCGGTTTCGGAGCCCGGATTTTCATGCCTGCGTTCGGTCTGATCGGGATTGACTACGGCTACGGTTTCGACCCGAATCCGGGTGCGCAGCGGAACCAGCCAGGCGGTCAGTTCCACTTCACGATTGGTCAGCAGATTCGTTAA
- a CDS encoding isoprenyl transferase: protein MKELIDLSNLPRHIAVIMDGNGRWAKQKGAARVFGHRNAIKAVREVTEGCAELGVKHLTLYTFSTENWGRPKLEIDALMQLLVHTIRAEIPTLMENNVRLSTIGDTKTLPGSCRNELDEAMRLTENNTGLNLILALSYSGKWDLVEATRKIAAQVKAGLLSPEQIDEDTINQALATEGIPDVDLMIRTGGDHRISNFMLWQLAYAELYIINDVFWPDFRKPHLWEAVLTYQGRERRFGKISEQLVK from the coding sequence ATGAAAGAACTCATTGACCTGAGCAATCTGCCCCGACACATTGCCGTTATTATGGACGGAAACGGACGCTGGGCAAAACAAAAGGGCGCTGCGCGGGTATTTGGTCACCGGAATGCCATTAAGGCCGTCAGGGAAGTTACAGAGGGCTGTGCGGAACTGGGCGTGAAACACCTGACGCTCTACACTTTTTCAACCGAAAACTGGGGTCGTCCGAAGCTGGAGATCGACGCCCTGATGCAACTGCTGGTGCATACCATCCGGGCCGAAATCCCGACGCTGATGGAAAACAACGTGCGCCTGTCGACCATCGGTGATACCAAGACACTGCCGGGCTCGTGCCGCAATGAACTCGACGAGGCCATGCGGCTGACGGAGAACAACACGGGGCTGAACCTGATTCTGGCGCTGAGCTACAGCGGAAAATGGGACCTCGTGGAGGCCACGCGCAAAATCGCCGCGCAGGTAAAAGCCGGCCTGCTGTCGCCCGAGCAGATTGACGAAGACACCATCAACCAGGCGCTGGCTACCGAAGGCATTCCCGACGTGGATCTGATGATCCGGACGGGCGGCGACCATCGCATCAGCAACTTTATGCTCTGGCAACTGGCGTATGCCGAGTTGTACATCATCAACGACGTGTTCTGGCCGGATTTCCGGAAACCGCACCTCTGGGAGGCCGTACTGACCTATCAGGGCCGTGAACGGCGGTTTGGCAAAATCAGCGAACAGTTGGTCAAGTAA
- a CDS encoding GNAT family N-acetyltransferase: protein MITIRFATPEDAPALLAIYAPYITDSIISFEYEVPDLADFTGRIEAIRQQFPYLVAESEGRLLGYAYAARHNERSAYQWSANTSVYIHQDWHRRGIARTLYARLLDLLRAQGYCNAFAGITLPNEKSEAFHQSMGFERIGTYSNTGFKFGAWHSVAWFQLVLQPYPPSPAPPVPIGALALKSA, encoded by the coding sequence ATGATAACCATTCGATTCGCGACCCCCGAGGACGCACCGGCCCTGCTGGCCATTTATGCGCCTTACATCACCGATTCTATCATTTCGTTTGAGTACGAGGTGCCGGACCTGGCCGACTTTACCGGCCGGATCGAGGCCATCCGGCAGCAGTTTCCTTATCTGGTCGCCGAATCGGAAGGGCGGTTGCTCGGGTATGCCTACGCGGCCCGGCATAACGAACGGAGCGCCTACCAATGGTCGGCCAACACCTCGGTGTACATCCATCAGGACTGGCACCGCCGGGGCATCGCCCGGACCCTGTACGCCCGGCTGCTCGACCTGCTGCGGGCGCAGGGGTACTGCAACGCGTTTGCCGGGATTACCCTCCCGAACGAAAAGAGCGAAGCCTTTCACCAGTCGATGGGCTTCGAACGTATCGGCACGTATAGCAATACCGGCTTCAAGTTCGGGGCCTGGCACAGCGTAGCGTGGTTTCAGCTGGTCCTGCAGCCTTACCCGCCCAGCCCGGCGCCGCCGGTGCCCATCGGCGCACTCGCTCTTAAAAGTGCCTGA
- a CDS encoding LytR/AlgR family response regulator transcription factor: protein METPLRTLLVDDEPLAISRLRRLLSAYPDTFTIVGEAANGAEGLTAVESLRPELVFLDIEMPGLNGFEMLSKLTYLPMVVFATAYDEYAVRAFEENSVDYLLKPIEPERLAKTIERIRHSRQAPATVTPDLRHLLELLKPKKELQSISVKSGDRILIIPLTDIAYFEAEDKYVLLHTTDGQQYLTTYTITTLEEKLPDTFLRISRSTLINSRQVREIQRYFNGKYLVGLRDKKNTQLQTGSAYHDNLKTLLEL from the coding sequence ATGGAAACCCCACTACGCACCCTTCTCGTCGACGACGAGCCGCTGGCCATCAGTCGGCTGCGGCGTTTGCTGTCGGCTTACCCGGATACCTTTACCATTGTCGGCGAGGCGGCCAACGGGGCCGAGGGGCTGACGGCCGTGGAATCGCTGCGGCCGGAACTGGTCTTTCTGGACATCGAAATGCCGGGGCTGAACGGCTTCGAAATGCTTTCGAAACTGACGTACCTGCCGATGGTCGTTTTCGCAACGGCTTACGACGAGTACGCCGTGCGGGCGTTTGAGGAAAATTCGGTGGATTACCTGCTCAAGCCCATCGAGCCCGAACGACTGGCAAAAACCATTGAACGCATTCGCCACTCCCGGCAGGCCCCGGCGACAGTGACGCCCGACCTCCGCCACCTGCTCGAACTGCTTAAACCCAAAAAAGAACTGCAATCGATTTCGGTCAAGTCCGGCGACCGCATCCTGATCATTCCGCTGACCGACATTGCCTATTTTGAAGCGGAAGACAAATACGTGCTGCTGCACACGACGGACGGGCAGCAGTACTTGACCACCTACACCATCACGACCCTGGAGGAAAAACTGCCGGACACGTTTCTGCGCATCAGCCGTTCCACGCTCATCAACAGCCGCCAGGTCCGGGAAATTCAGCGGTATTTCAACGGCAAATATCTAGTCGGTCTGCGGGACAAAAAGAACACGCAGTTACAGACCGGTAGCGCCTACCATGACAACCTGAAAACGCTGCTGGAGCTGTAG